The genome window AATGGAGAATACAAACAATGCAAGGTTCCACCTTAGCTTCTTCACATATAAGAATATTGTTTGAACAGATGAATCATAATTAATTTTGTACAGCAGCAATTTATATATTAGAGGCAGTACCTACCTAGGCACAATGGAGCAGGTTCACGGACCAGAAACAGCTGCTTTGTGAGTGGAAGGCAGGCTGCACTCAAAGTGGACTACCCTTGCTATCTGcaattttatgaatatcttggagATATTGATGATGAAGCATTTCATGGAAGAAAATTGAGCATATGAATTAAAGAAGAAAACAATGACGATGTTTAAACTAAGCCTCcagcattttaatcatgatttattattttggataagacatCTTGCAACAGTGTTTTTCCCATAAAATTGCCAAGGGTTAGTCACTGAATGAAGACAGTTTCAGAAACTCTCAGAGAAAAATTCAGAACACTTTTCTTGTTATTAGTTCTTTAAATAACATCTACATGTATTAATAACCTCATAAACATTATCCTAAACTAAAATGAACACAGGGAAATATCTATAGCTAAATTGTCAGAATGGTTCCAGTTCAAAGGATGATTTAATTGCTGACTCAGATAAAACACATCACATAGGAATCTCCTCATGTTACTTCTAGCAGACAAGAGCAGGTTATGTGTTGTAATATATGTCCTTAAGAAGCCCAACTTTGTCTTTTGACAATTTTGTGACTCTAGGAGCACAAATTAAATGTAATGTGGGACAAATATATCATGCTTTCCtacaatgaaaaaaaaatattcaaccaTGTAAAACAACCACATCTTGTTATCAATAATACGATTTCCTGTCTATCTACTTAAACAAGAAGCCCTGGCAAACTGTGTTAGTTTTCCTTTATAAATACTTGCAGAAAAGGAAGAGGTAGAGGCAACAGATAAACACAAAACAAAATGAACGCGATGAAAAGTGAGAGGAGGCTGCAATGCAGTCCATTCAAAACAAGTCGTTGTAGCTGATGCATATATTATAAAAAACCTATTCTTTAAACAGAATTATACTACCACTCAGACCTGAAAAGAACTCTATCTCCAACTATTGCTTGCAGGTGTATACAAGGTAGGAAGTTAATAATGAAAATGGCAAGCACAACcatagaaagagaagaagaagttcTCTGATTATAAAAATCTCGAAGAAATGGCACCCTCATTTACCTAGGCCCAGATAGGCGAACAGCAGATAGAAATGCATCGCTGTTGCAGTCTGATGGCCCTGAACCTGAACATGTTCCCTCTTCACTAATAGCCTTGAACGCATTAGCATAAAGCCGGAAGCCCAGCTGCGATGATGTTGGAGGTTGAGGGACATCTTGTAGTCCTTCTAGCATTTGGACTACTTTAGTCATTGATGGTCTTAAATACAAGTCCTCCTGAATGCACCACAAGGCAACTTTAATTGCAGTCTCCATTCTCCCATCCATGTCATTATATATCAAGTCGGCATCAAAAATTTCCTTTAACTTGCCTTCCTCCATCTTTTTGAAAGCATATGAAGGAAAGTGGGATTTCTCAGAAGTCTCTGCAGGATCAAAGTTCTTCCTGCCACCAATTATCTCAAGCAAGACCATACCATAACTGTACACATCACTTTTCTCCGATATGGCATAGTTTGTAATCCATTCTGGTGCAAGGTATCCCCTCGTGCCTCTCAATGTTGTGAATACATGGCTTTGTTCTCTTGTCATAAGCTTTGCTAGTCCAAAATCTGATACCTTTGCGTGGTAATTGTCATCTAGAAGCACATTTTCAGGCTTAATATCACAATGAACTATCTTTGATTCACAGTCTTCATGGAGATACGCTAACCCCTTTGCCGTGCCCAAAGCTATATTATACCTCTTATCCCAATCCAGTGAAAAATCTCTTTGATTCTTTTTAAATATCCATCTATCTAAAGATCCTTTTGCCATATATTCATATGCCAGAAGCCTGTGTGCGCCTTCTGCACAGAAACCCCGAAGTTTGACCAAATGAATGTGGTGGATGCTGCCTATTATGCTCACCTCAGAGCGGAACTCTTTCTTCCCCTGGCCAATGCTTTCCAATTTCTTCACTGCGATTCTTGTGCCATCGGGAAGCTTTCCTAGATAGACGGAGCCAAACCCTCCTTCGCCGAGCTTGACAGAGAAGTCATCTGTAGCCATTTGAAGCTCTCTGTAGCTGAACCTGACCGGCATCCCAGATAGTCCCTCCAAGAAATTATCTTCTTCTGAGGACCCCTGTGATGGTTCTGGTATTTTCTTCCTCCGATGAATCCTGCAAGCAAGATAGACGAGAGCTGCTATCACTGCAACAGTCATGAACGAGATGATTAGGACAATCATCAAGGTCTTGCTGCCACTGCTTCCTTGTCCATTTGATCCTTTGCCACCATCTGCATTGCTGGTCACTTTGATATAAGTGTAACTGGCTGTGTTGCTCTGTATCTGCTTGAAGCTCCCAATCTGATCAAAAAGAAAACAACTGCCGGATTTCTCATCATAGAATAAGGCAGCACACGAGCAGTTATCCAGGCATGCATCTTTGCACCCTGTCACGTTTGACTTTGCACTGGGTGAGACAAAACTAGTGGCGAAATACCCAACTCCATCATCAACTTTGGCAAGCTTGAATGAAGTGCTCGGGTCACAAGAAGAAACATTACCGGGATTACAGTTCGAGTCCAAGCTGAGAACGCTTGGGCACTGACAGCGGATGCCCGGGTAACATATGAAGTATGGATGGCAGGCCTCAGGTGTATCACACGAGTCTTCCGGGATCTTGACCGACGAAGGGTTTCTTTGGCCGCTGCTGGGGAGGATCGAGAATGTGATGGAGCCAGAGGTGTCTAAAACAGCCATTCGCGTGACATTCTCACTGGTATCAGCTGAATCCACGATGAATTGCCAAATTCTAGATTGATTCTGATCATAGAAGTTCCATGAGTTGGATTCGAGCACCGCGGAGCGTATGTCCCCGCCGACCTGGTTATCGATCTTCCTAGCGTCACGCTGCATGGACCAGTAGAGCTGGGGTGACGCGAATTCCGCGAAGAGCTTCGCATCCTCCGAGTCGATTCGGAGATGATACCTCAAGCCACTGTCACTGGGGTCGCTCACCAGCAACATTCCCTTGGTGAAGCTCTGGCCAGAAAGGAGGGTGTCCGTCGGATGATCGAAGCTCTGC of Musa acuminata AAA Group cultivar baxijiao chromosome BXJ1-7, Cavendish_Baxijiao_AAA, whole genome shotgun sequence contains these proteins:
- the LOC103991307 gene encoding G-type lectin S-receptor-like serine/threonine-protein kinase SD2-5 isoform X1, translated to MKALVLPLIAPFFFFLSPCVGSIQTTQLSPGFQGSEMEWIDNNGLFLLSNSSGFAFGFTTYNSSDTTSFLVSVIHQGSGTIVWTANRDAPVSHSDEFVFDKDGSAYLKSGGDVIWSTNTSGQGATRMELLDSGNLVLLGGGDGSSSASPLWQSFDHPTDTLLSGQSFTKGMLLVSDPSDSGLRYHLRIDSEDAKLFAEFASPQLYWSMQRDARKIDNQVGGDIRSAVLESNSWNFYDQNQSRIWQFIVDSADTSENVTRMAVLDTSGSITFSILPSSGQRNPSSVKIPEDSCDTPEACHPYFICYPGIRCQCPSVLSLDSNCNPGNVSSCDPSTSFKLAKVDDGVGYFATSFVSPSAKSNVTGCKDACLDNCSCAALFYDEKSGSCFLFDQIGSFKQIQSNTASYTYIKVTSNADGGKGSNGQGSSGSKTLMIVLIISFMTVAVIAALVYLACRIHRRKKIPEPSQGSSEEDNFLEGLSGMPVRFSYRELQMATDDFSVKLGEGGFGSVYLGKLPDGTRIAVKKLESIGQGKKEFRSEVSIIGSIHHIHLVKLRGFCAEGAHRLLAYEYMAKGSLDRWIFKKNQRDFSLDWDKRYNIALGTAKGLAYLHEDCESKIVHCDIKPENVLLDDNYHAKVSDFGLAKLMTREQSHVFTTLRGTRGYLAPEWITNYAISEKSDVYSYGMVLLEIIGGRKNFDPAETSEKSHFPSYAFKKMEEGKLKEIFDADLIYNDMDGRMETAIKVALWCIQEDLYLRPSMTKVVQMLEGLQDVPQPPTSSQLGFRLYANAFKAISEEGTCSGSGPSDCNSDAFLSAVRLSGPR
- the LOC103991307 gene encoding G-type lectin S-receptor-like serine/threonine-protein kinase SD2-5 isoform X2, whose amino-acid sequence is MKALVLPLIAPFFFFLSPCVGSIQTTQLSPGFQGSEMEWIDNNGLFLLSNSSGFAFGFTTYNSSDTTSFLVSVIHQGSGTIVWTANRDAPVSHSDEFVFDKDGSAYLKSGGDVIWSTNTSGQGATRMELLDSGNLVLLGGGDGSSSASPLWQSFDHPTDTLLSGQSFTKGMLLVSDPSDSGLRYHLRIDSEDAKLFAEFASPQLYWSMQRDARKIDNQVGGDIRSAVLESNSWNFYDQNQSRIWQFIVDSADTSENVTRMAVLDTSGSITFSILPSSGQRNPSSVKIPEDSCDTPEACHPYFICYPGIRCQCPSVLSLDSNCNPGNVSSCDPSTSFKLAKVDDGVGYFATSFVSPSAKSNVTGCKDACLDNCSCAALFYDEKSGSCFLFDQIGSFKQIQSNTASYTYIKVTSNADGGKGSNGQGSSGSKTLMIVLIISFMTVAVIAALVYLACRIHRRKKIPEPSQGSSEEDNFLEGLSGMPVRFSYRELQMATDDFSVKLGEGGFGSVYLGKLPDGTRIAVKKLESIGQGKKEFRSEVSIIGSIHHIHLVKLRGFCAEGAHRLLAYEYMAKGSLDRWIFKKNQRDFSLDWDKRYNIALGTAKGLAYLHEDCESKIVHCDIKPENVLLDDNYHAKVSDFGLAKLMTREQSHVFTTLRGTRGYLAPEWITNYAISEKSDVYSYGMVLLEIIGGRKNFDPAETSEKSHFPSYAFKKMEEGKLKEIFDADLIYNDMDGRMETAIKVALWCIQEDLYLRPSMTKVVQMLEGLQDVPQPPTSSQLGFRLYANAFKAISEEGTCSGSGPSDCNSDAFLSAVRLSGPR